The window AGCGAACCTATTAATACCCTCCATTATCATCTTCTGCTCATTGATGATGATTTTGCCCATCTTCAGTTGATGAAGACGACCCTGGAAAAGGAATATACCGTATCCATCGCTTCGACAGGGGTGCATGGGCTAGAGCTGGCAGCGGAGCGAAAACCTGATCTTATTCTTCTTGACCTGAATATGCCGGGAATGGACGGTTACGAGGTTTGTAAGCGTCTCAAGGAAAATTCGATTACCAGGAAGATCACGGTTATTTTTGTCAGTGCTCGTGATGATAAGGATGACGAGTATCGAGGTTTCACCCTTGGTGCTGTTGATTATATAAATAAACCGATTAATCTTCAGATCCTTAATGCAAGAATTACAGTCCAGCTTCGCCTTAAGCAACTTATAGATCAGCAGAAAAAACAATCTGATAGCCTGATTCATTCGCTGCATCAGGATAATATTCAGATTGAGCAGGAACTGGAGCGTCTGCAACAGGATAAAACGAATCTTTTTGCACTCCTTGATCTTGTCCAGGACAGGGTAATTATAGAAGATGCAGAGATGAGAATACTCTGGGCTAATAAGGCCACTCGAGATTTTTGCACTATGCGCCTTTCCGAACTTGTCGGATCCTTGCATCATGAGGTTCTCTTGGATCCCAGCTTCCGTTGTGAAGAATGTATTGCCCAGAAGCTTGCCAAAGATAGGCCTGGGGCGGATTCTTCATATGACGCCAAACAAGCAAATCCGCAGGTGCAAACCTTACATATTCCTCTTTTTGACGAGAACCAAGAGGTGAAGGGTTTTGCGCATATTATTCAAGAACAGCGTGGCGGGCAGAT is drawn from Candidatus Electrothrix rattekaaiensis and contains these coding sequences:
- a CDS encoding response regulator is translated as MKVIFCEECGGKNIVADEQLEHIDHKPLGCQICGNIISQETIIPHLRSSEPINTLHYHLLLIDDDFAHLQLMKTTLEKEYTVSIASTGVHGLELAAERKPDLILLDLNMPGMDGYEVCKRLKENSITRKITVIFVSARDDKDDEYRGFTLGAVDYINKPINLQILNARITVQLRLKQLIDQQKKQSDSLIHSLHQDNIQIEQELERLQQDKTNLFALLDLVQDRVIIEDAEMRILWANKATRDFCTMRLSELVGSLHHEVLLDPSFRCEECIAQKLAKDRPGADSSYDAKQANPQVQTLHIPLFDENQEVKGFAHIIQEQRGGQMNEGGLICQAAESAVNNFVDKNRKSIRDNLATILFGIDAVGSLLRDNKDLETVSRPVTKAAEELDRMVCTLLDFQQTDKES